One Streptomyces sp. SAI-135 DNA segment encodes these proteins:
- a CDS encoding DUF4232 domain-containing protein, producing the protein MSKTSRVRLVAAAATTVLAALSLTACNDGTGTQDEGRAASSPATDAHSPAPSAGTDRPASTGATGPAGSTGSSGTGSVGGATPSAPPSPVSKTPGAAARPVTCEGSTTRTVAAPLTRPVNHMLLTVTNTGSTSCYLYGYPAVRFGEAQAVPPVIEASQPQAVVTLAPGESGYASVNLSATDGSAGNGRTAKSLTVYFQGRSGNGSTGTGAHPALPAKGVYVDDSLKVTYWQQSMDDAISW; encoded by the coding sequence ATGTCCAAGACCTCCCGCGTCCGTCTCGTCGCCGCCGCCGCGACCACCGTTCTCGCCGCGCTCTCGCTGACCGCGTGCAACGACGGCACAGGCACCCAGGACGAGGGGCGCGCGGCCTCCTCTCCGGCCACGGACGCCCACTCCCCGGCCCCCTCGGCCGGTACGGACCGGCCGGCCTCGACGGGTGCCACGGGTCCGGCGGGCTCCACGGGCTCCTCCGGAACCGGCTCCGTGGGCGGGGCCACGCCGTCCGCCCCGCCCAGCCCGGTCTCGAAGACCCCGGGCGCCGCCGCCAGGCCGGTCACCTGCGAGGGCTCCACCACGAGGACGGTCGCGGCCCCGCTGACCCGCCCGGTGAACCACATGCTGCTCACGGTGACCAACACCGGCAGCACGAGCTGCTACCTGTACGGCTACCCGGCCGTCCGCTTCGGCGAGGCCCAGGCGGTGCCCCCGGTCATCGAAGCCTCGCAGCCGCAGGCGGTGGTCACCCTCGCGCCGGGCGAGTCCGGATACGCCTCGGTCAACCTGTCCGCCACCGACGGCAGCGCCGGGAACGGCCGCACCGCCAAGTCCCTGACCGTGTACTTCCAGGGCCGCTCCGGCAACGGGAGCACCGGCACGGGCGCCCACCCGGCGCTGCCCGCGAAGGGCGTCTACGTCGACGACTCGCTCAAGGTCACGTACTGGCAGCAGTCGATGGACGACGCCATCAGCTGGTGA
- a CDS encoding MerR family transcriptional regulator — protein MAADNPLGDRLDDDDYPAYTMGRAAEMLGTTPGFLRAIGEARLITPLRSEGGHRRYSRYQLRIAARARELVDRGTPIEAACRIVILEDQLEEAQRINAEYRRAANAAADNTGSRAG, from the coding sequence ATGGCAGCAGATAATCCACTCGGCGATCGCCTGGACGACGACGACTACCCCGCGTACACGATGGGCCGGGCCGCGGAGATGCTCGGTACGACCCCGGGCTTCCTCCGAGCCATCGGCGAGGCCCGGCTGATCACTCCCCTGCGCTCGGAGGGCGGACACCGCCGGTACTCCCGTTATCAGTTGCGGATCGCCGCCCGTGCCCGCGAACTCGTCGACCGGGGCACCCCGATCGAGGCTGCCTGCCGCATCGTCATCCTCGAGGACCAGCTCGAGGAAGCACAGCGCATCAACGCCGAGTACCGCCGCGCCGCGAACGCCGCGGCCGACAACACCGGCTCCCGCGCCGGCTGA
- a CDS encoding CBS domain-containing protein: MTPTRTQHAVLDRQGPGPRVSDDMTVEVALSLMAGARVDHLVLCDGDEQHTGLVTLAGLAVWRDSAAYTDRLTLRDVVGLAG; this comes from the coding sequence ATGACGCCGACCCGGACGCAGCACGCGGTCCTCGACAGGCAGGGGCCCGGACCCCGGGTCAGTGACGACATGACGGTCGAGGTGGCCCTGTCCCTGATGGCCGGTGCCCGTGTCGACCATCTCGTCCTGTGTGACGGGGACGAGCAGCACACGGGCCTGGTCACCCTGGCCGGGCTCGCCGTCTGGCGGGACAGCGCCGCCTACACGGACCGGCTCACGCTGCGGGACGTCGTCGGCCTCGCCGGCTGA